GGCCCGTCGTCCCGTCCCGGCGGGGACCCTCGTCGACTACGCCGTCAGCCAGCTCCGCCCCCTTCCCTGGGGAGAATCGATCGCCGTCGACGTCGATGAGAGGGCCTGCGGCCTGATCGTCTTCGTCAACGTCGTCCGCCTCTCCCGAGCCCTCGTGAATCTCCTCGACAACGGCCATCGGGCCGCGGGAGAGCCGGCCGCCCTCCTCCTCTCGGCCTTTCGCCGGGGAGGGGAGCTGGTCCTGGCCGTCGATGACGACGGGCCGGGCATGGAGCACCTTCCCCGCCCTCACCGTTCGGGCTGGGGCTCGACGGGGCTCGGTCTCCCCTTCGTCGAAGAGGTCGTCCGCGAACACGGAGGCCGCCTCGAGTACGGCAGAAGCCGTCGCCTTCGGGGAGCCTCCGTCACGATCTCCCTGCCCCTTCAGAAAGGAGAAAAGATCCCATGAGCCTTCGTCTCGGCGCCCTCGACGACGATCTGTCCATCCTCTACACCCTGGAGGCCATGGCCCTTTCCCTGAGCTGGGAGATGAAAGTCACCGCCGACCCCCTGACGGCTCTCGACTGGGTCCGCTCCGACGAGGTCGACATCCTGCTCGTCGACTACCACATGCCCCTCATGAGCGGCATCGAGGCGATCCGGCGGGCCCGGGAGCTCTCCTCCTCCGTCGTCCTGCTGGCCCTTACCGTCGAGGAATCGCCCGAGGTGGCCCGCGATCTCTCCCTGGCGGGAGCCGACGATTTCGTCAGCAAGCCCCTCCGTCTGGCCGATTTTTCCTCCCGCATCCGCCTTCACGGCGAGCTGGTCCGCTACCGCCGCGAGAGCCGCCGCGATCTGCCCAGGAAGGGCATCGCCGAGGAGACGTCGCGGCGCGTCCTGGACCTCCTGAGGGGCGAGGGCCTCTCCCTCGACGTCCGGGCCGTCGCCGCCTCTTTGGGGCTGGCCTATCCCACGGCGCACCGCTACCTGGAGTTTCTCGTCGAAAAGGGGCAGGTCCGGCGCGTGCAGGAAGATCCCGAGGGAAAGCCCGGCCGTCCCCGATCGCTCTATCGCTTCGTGGGCAGCTGAAAAAGGGGAGGGTTTTTTCTCCTCCCCCGGCTTCCCGTCGAGGTCCTGTCGGGCCCTATCCAGGCGCCTGGTCCCTTTTTCCTTCATGAGTCGATCTCTATGGGCCGTCTCCCGTGCCCGTTTCCCTGTCCTCCTGAGAGGTGACCCTGCCCTTGTCCGGCGACGCCCTTGAGAGAAGCCCCTGCGCTCCCTCTTCCCGGCAGCGTCGGTCTGATCCGAAAGACCTGACGGCGGCTCAGACCGAGCCGATCGGCCACCTCCTGAACCGTCAGGTCGCCCCAGCCTCTTCCACCAACCCCAAGCGCCTTGCTTCTTTTGTCTTCATGAGTAGGTCTCTCCTGGTCGTCATAAGTGACATTTTCCCTGTCCTCTTCACGAGTGACAATACCATTGTCCGGCGACAGCGACAAAGGGGGCTCTTGACCGTGAGACGGAGCCTTGGTATACTGCCTTATCGAGTAAGATAGGCGGAGGTCGGCCATGACGCGATCGCTTTTCACCAACGGCTATTATTACGTCTACGGCAGCGCGGGGTCCCCAGGGGATCGATCCGGCGCCTAGGCGTCCGTGACGGCCTTCCGGGGGTTCCCGCTCGAAGATGAGCGGGAACCTTTTTTTGTGCCTTCTGGAGACGACGAATGTCCGATTCGCGAAAGGGGAAGATTCTCATGAAAGCAACGACCTGCACGGTGGCGACGGGCGCGGGAGAGGCGCTTCGCCTGGAAAGGCTTCAGAGCCTCGTCGGCCGAGTCTGGGAGCGCGTGGCTCCCTACAGGAGGAAGATGGAGGAGCTCGGAATCTCGCCCGAATCCATCGGGAGCCTCGACGATCTTCGGAAACTGCCCTTCACGACCAAGGCCGATCTGCGCGAGAACTATCCCCTGGGGCTGCTGGCCTGCGACCGCAGGAAGGCCGTCCGCGTCCACGCCTCGTCGGGAACGACGGGAAAGCCCACCGTCGTCGCCTACAGCGAAGGAGACGTCGCCCTCTGGAGCGACATCATGGCCCATCGCCTGGCCGTGGCGGGCCTGACCGACAAAGACGTCTTTCAGGTCATTCTCGGCTACGGCCTCTTCACGGGGGCCCTGGGGTTCCACTGGGGGGCCGAGCGTCTCGGCGCCATGGTCGTTCCCGCGGGAGGCGGCTTCACGGAACGCCAGCTTCTCCTCATGGAGGACCTGGCCACGACGGCCTTCACCAGCACTCCCTCCTACGCCCTTCACCTGGCCGAGGTGATCGGGGCCGCAGGCATCCGCGACCGACTCGCGCTGCGGGTGGGCATCTTCGGCGCCGAGGCCTGGACGGAGGAGATGCGCCTCCGCATCGAAGAGGGGCTTTCCATCGTCGCCCTCGACTCCTACGGTCTCTCGGAGGTCATCGGTCCCGGCGTCGCCATGGAGTGCCCCGAGCGGTCGGGACTTCACTTCGACCCCGATCACTTCCTCGTCGAGATCGTCGATCCCGACACGGGCGAGCCCCTGCCCGCCGGGAGCGAGGGCGAAGTGGTCATCACGACCCTCACGAAGGAGGCCCTTCCCGTCATCCGCTACCGCACCCGCGACCTCTCCCGGCTCCTTCCCGCCGACTGCCCCTGCGGCTGCGGCGAGCCGAGGCTGGCGCGGATCAAGGGACGCTGCGACGACATGCTCATCATCCGCGGCGTCAACGTTTTCCCCTCGCAGGTCGAGGTGGCCCTGAGCCGCGTCGAGGGGCTATCCCTTCACTACCAGCTCCACGTTCTGACGGACGGGGCCATGAAGGAGCTGAAGGTGCTCTGCGAGGCCGAAAGGCCCGTCGGGGACGACGAGGCCTCCCGCATGGCCAAGAGGGCCGTCAGGGCCATTCAGACGGTGACGACGATCCGGGTCTCCGTCGAGATCCTTCCTCCGGGGACGCTGGAGCGCAACGGAGGCAAGGCCCTTCGCGTCGTCCGCTGAGGGCGGCGCGTCACGAGGAGGGGGGAGCTCCCGGTCCGGGCGCTCCCCCCTCCTGCGTCGCGCCGTCTCAGCGGTTCAGGGCCAGCAGGTCGACCAGAAGGGCCTGTCCCGTCTCGACGCGGCCCGCTCCGGGGCCGACGATGGTCACGTCGCCCAGATGGTCCGTTCTGAAGGTGAGGGCGTTGATGGCCCCCGAGACGCCGGCCAGGGGATGGGAGAGGGGGAGCTCGCGGGGGGCCACGGTGGCCCTGACGCCCTCGCCGCTTCGCTCCACCTCGGCGATGAGTTTGAGGCGGCAGCCCTTCGCCCTGGCGGCGTCGATGTCGGCCCCGGTGAGATGGCTGATGCCGAGACGCTCCACGTCGTCCACGGCCAGGGACTGTCCGAGGAAGACGTTGGCCATGACCTGGGCCTTGACGGCGGCGTCCCAGCCCTCGACGTCGGCCGTCGGGTCCGTCTCGGCATAGCCCAGGGCCTGGGCCTCGGCGAGGGCCGCGCCGTAATCGGCTCCCTCTTCCATGCGGGTCAGGATGAAGTTGGTCGTGCCGTTGACGATGCCCTGGACGGAGAGGATGTCGCAACCGGCCAGGGCCTCTCCGGCGAGGTTGATGGCCGGCGTGCCGCTGAGGAGGACGCCTTCGATGCGGTACTGGACGCCTCTCTCGCGGGCCAGGGCCTGCAGCTCGGGCAGGGCCAGGGAGACGGGACCCTTGTTGGTGCTCACGACGTGACAGCCGGCGGCGAGGGCGCGGCGGATGTGGTCGAGGCCGGGCATGGCGTCGACGAGGTTCGTCGGCGTCGCCTCGGCGATGACGTTGGCCCTTCCCTCCAGGAGCCAGTCGAGATCGATGGGGTCTCCCAGGCCCCGGAAGGATTTTCCCCCGTCGGCGGCGGCGAGAAGGGCGGCCACGTCGAGCCCCCGCTCGTCACCCACCGAGCCCCGGAAGGGGTCGACGACGCCCGTCACGGCGTAGGTGAACCCGTAGCGATTCTCGAGATCGCCTCTTTTTGCCTCCAGAATGCGAAGCAGACCCAATCCGACGTTTCCGCAGCCGACGAGACCGATTTTCCACACGGGACATCCCTCCTGAATCCTTCCCCGGCAAGGGGCATTCCGGTATAGTGAAGCTTGGAGGTCATTATACCTGTTTTGGCCGCAAGGCCTTCTCCCTTTCCGTCTTTTCGCAGGCCGCCTGGTCTCGCTCCGCTCCGTCGAGGCGCCGTGGAGACGTCGCGCGAGGGGGCCCGTCGAAAAGGTTCCCCCTCGCGGGGGTCACTTTTTCAAGGAGGTTAGAGCATGAAAAGCATTCGTGGTCGCATCCTCGTCCTTCTCCTTCCGGCTCTGCTTCTCCTCTTCGTCGCCGTCGGCGGCGTCATGGTCAGTCAGGTCCGGGGGACGACGACGGCGCTCGTCGAAGATTTGAGCGCCCAGATCGCCCATGGGGGGGCGACCGCCGTCGGCGAGTGGCTTCAGGCCCGTCGGGAGGAGATCTTCGCCCTGTCGGAAAGCAATCTCGTCAGAGGGCTCAACTGGAATCTCATGCGCGACACCGTCACGGCCCAGGCCAAGGCCCGCTCCGATCTCTACGACAGCTTCATCGTGGCCAACGCCAAAGGGGAGTTCTGGGGCTCCGACGGCGGAAAGGGCGACATCTCTGACAGGGACTACTTCAAGGCCATCATGGAGGGAAGGGAGGGGCATTTCATCAGCGATGCCCTCATCACGCGCAACACGGGAAAGCCCGCCGTCGTCCTTGCCCAGGCCGTCAAGAACTACAGCAACAAGACCTCCGGCGTCTTCGCCGGCGTCATCGCCCTCGAGAGCCTGGCGAAAGTGGTGGGCGGCGTCCAGGTCGGCGAAGGCGGTTTCGGCTTCATCGTCGACGGCAACGGCCTCACTCTGGCCCACCCCAACAAGGACTTCATCATGGACTTCAACCTCTTTCGGGCTTCCGACAGGGGGTACCGGGGCTTTGAGGAGGTGGCGTCCCGCGTCGCCGCCGGTGAGACAGGCCATGCCGTCGTGACCCATCCCGACGGAAGGGAGCTCTACACCTTCTTCACCCCCATCCCCAACTCGAGGGGATGGAGCTTCGGCGTCATCGTGCCCAGAGCCCAGGTCCTGGGCGGAGTTTCGGCGATGACGCGAACCATGGCCCTCCTCTTCGCCGCCGCCCTTCTCGTCGCGGCCCTTCTGGTGGCCTTCATCGGCGGCTCCATCGCCAAGCCCGTGGCGGAACTGGCCCGCCGCGTCGACGTCTTCGGCAAGGGCGATCTGACGGTCCGCTTCCCCGCTAAGGGGCAAGACGAGGTGGCCCGCATGGCTCATGCTCTGGAAGAGATGGCCCTCTCCCTGAGGGAGACGCTCCGGTCCGTTTCGGACGAGGCCGAGGCCTCGTCGGGGCGCTCCGAATCGCTGGCGGCCCTGGCCCAGGAGACGGTGGCCTCCATGGAGGAGGTTCAGTCCTCGCTGGCCACCTCGACGGGACTCTCCCAGGAGAATGCCGCCGCCCTGGAGGAGGCCAACGCCGGAATCGAGGAGATCGCCTCCAGCGCCGCCACGATGGCCGGCGCCTCCAACCGCGGTTCCGAGGCCTCGGAGAAGACGGCCAAGATCTCCCACGGCGCCGTCGCCCAGGCGCGCAAGGTGGCCGAGTCCATCGTCAAGGTGGGCGGCCACGCCGAAGAGAGCATGACGAACATCCGTCAGCTCGCCGGGTCCGTCGAGGCCATCACGGGCTTCGTCGAGACGATCACCCGCATCGCCGATCAGACGAACCTGCTGGCCCTGAATGCGGCCATCGAGGCCGCCCGGGCCGGTGAGGCGGGGCGAGGCTTCGCCGTCGTCGCCGAAGAGGTGCGCAAACTGGCCGAAGAGAGCAACGAGGCGGCCCGCCAGGTGGGCAGCCGCATCGAGGAGCTCCAGCAGCAGGCCCGGGCCTCTCTTGGCGTGACGGAGACGTCGGGCCGGATCGCCCGAGAGGTGGCCGGTGAGGCCCAGGAGATGGAGCGTGCTCTGAACGAGGCTCTGACGGAGATCGAGCGCGTCCGCGACGTCATCGTCGATATGGCCGCCGCGGCCCAGGAACAGGCGGCCTCCGTCCAGGAGGCCGCCCGCACCGTCGGTCACGCGGCCCAGGGAACGACCCGGACGGCCGAGACCCTCCAGGCCATTCACAAGGCCGCGGCCGAGACGGCCAACGCCTCGGAGAACGTGGCCCAGACGGCCCAGGAGACGGCCGAGGGGGCCCGGCGTCTCAAGGACCTCATGGAGCGGTTCGTCTTCGAGGAGGCGTCGGCGCCGGGCCTTCTGGCTCTGCCGAAAAAAGGCTGAGTTTCCGCAGGCCGACAGAAGAGGAGGGGCGCCCCATCGGGGCGCCCCTCCTCTTCTGTCGGCCTGCGGTTACGTGGACTTTCCGTGAAGAGCCAGCCAGAGGCAGGGAGGCTCCGCCGAGGTGGAGGTGACGCGATGGCGCCGATGGGCGGGGATCAGGAGAGCCTGCCCCGGAAGGAGGTCCACCGATTCCGTCGACCCGTCGTCGTCGGCGAAAAGAAGGGTGGCTCTTCCCGAAAGGAGGGTCACCCACTCGTCCTCGTCCTGGTCGTACCAGAAGGATCGAGGGGAACTCTGCCCCGCCGAGACGATGCGTTCCAGACGCCAGGGGCCCTTCCCCGAAAGAAGGGTATCGAAACGCTCCTCCTCGGGAGAGGGGACGACGGTGAAAAGATCGACGGGTCTAATCGCCATGGGGGCGATAGAGCTTCGCCTCCTCCTCGCCCCGGAGGACGCGGAGGGCCCCCTCGGCGAGGGCCTTCAGCTCGTCCTCGCCGGGGTAGACCAGGACGGGAGCGATGAAATCGACGCGGTTTCGGATGGCCTCGACGAAGCGGTCGCTGTGGGCCAGACCTCCGGTGAGGACGATGGCGTCGACCCGGCCGGAGAGAACGGCCGCCTCGGCGCCGATCTGCCGGGCCACCTGGTAGGCCATGGCCCGAAAGACGAGGGCCGCCTTCCCGTCGCCCTCGTCGATGCGGCGCTCCACCTCCCGCAGATCGTTCGTTCCCAGATGGGCCACGAGTCCCCCCGATCCCGTCACCTTTCGGAGAAGCTCGTCGAGGGTCAATCCGCCGCTGTAGGCCAGGCGGACGAGGCCGCCCGCCGGAAGCGATCCGGCACGCTCGGGAGAGAAGGGGCCCTCTCCGTCGAGGGCGTTATTGACGTCGACGACCCGCCCCAGCTCGTGGGCCCCAACGGAGATGCCTCCGCCCAGGTGAGCCACGATGAGATGGGTCGCGTCGTAGGTCGTTCCCATGTCGGCCGCGGCCCTCCGGGCGATGGCCTTCTGATTGAGGGCATGGAAAACGGAGCGCCGCTCGATGGCCGGATGGCCCGACAGGCGCGCCTCCGGCAGCAGCTCGTCGACGACGACGGGGTCGACGATGAAGGCCTTTTTTCCCCCGGCCTCTTCGGCCAGGTCGCGGGCCAGAAGCCCCCCCAGATTGGCGGCGTGGACGCCCCAGCGGCCCGAGAGGAGATCGGCGGTCATGACGTCGTCGACGACGTAGGTGCCGCCGTCGAGAGGGGCCGTGAGCCCGCCTCGGCCGACGAAGGCGTCGATTTCCGCCAGGGGGCGCCCCCGCTCCTTAAGAACCTGGTGGATCACCTCGAGACGCATGGCCCTCTGGTCGAGGACGTTGGGAAAGGCCTTGAGCGTTTCCAGATCGTAGCGCTGGCTCTGACTTCCCAGGATCCGGTCGTCTTCGTAGAGGGCGATCTTGGTGCTCGTCGATCCGGGGTTGATGGCGAGGATGCGGAAAGCCTTCATCGGGTCTCCCCCCTTCAGACCGTCTTTCGTGAAGAAATCAGCGGGCGCGGTGGGCGGCGAGGGCGACGGCGGAGGCGATGGAGAGGAGCTTCGTCTCGGCCGAATCGGCCCGGCTCGTGAGGACGATGGGAGCGGCGGCGCCCAGCACCAGCCCCGCCGTGCGGTTCTTGGCGAAGTAGACGATGGCCTTGGCGAGCATGTTGCCCGCCTCGATGTCGGGGACGAGAAGGACGTCGGCCTTGCCGGCGACGGGGGAATCGATGCCCTTGTGGCGGGCCGACTCCTCGCTGATGGCGTTATCGAGGGCGAAGGGACCGTCGACGTCGCAGCCCTTGATCTGGCCGCGCCGTCCCATCTGGGCGATGGCGGCGGCGTCGAGGGTGCAGGGCATGGCGGGGTTGACCACCTCGACGGCGGCGAGGACGGCCACCTTGGGCTTGGCGACGCCGAAGGCCTGTCCCAGCTCGACGGTGTTG
The DNA window shown above is from Aminithiophilus ramosus and carries:
- a CDS encoding response regulator, which codes for MSLRLGALDDDLSILYTLEAMALSLSWEMKVTADPLTALDWVRSDEVDILLVDYHMPLMSGIEAIRRARELSSSVVLLALTVEESPEVARDLSLAGADDFVSKPLRLADFSSRIRLHGELVRYRRESRRDLPRKGIAEETSRRVLDLLRGEGLSLDVRAVAASLGLAYPTAHRYLEFLVEKGQVRRVQEDPEGKPGRPRSLYRFVGS
- a CDS encoding phenylacetate--CoA ligase family protein — translated: MKATTCTVATGAGEALRLERLQSLVGRVWERVAPYRRKMEELGISPESIGSLDDLRKLPFTTKADLRENYPLGLLACDRRKAVRVHASSGTTGKPTVVAYSEGDVALWSDIMAHRLAVAGLTDKDVFQVILGYGLFTGALGFHWGAERLGAMVVPAGGGFTERQLLLMEDLATTAFTSTPSYALHLAEVIGAAGIRDRLALRVGIFGAEAWTEEMRLRIEEGLSIVALDSYGLSEVIGPGVAMECPERSGLHFDPDHFLVEIVDPDTGEPLPAGSEGEVVITTLTKEALPVIRYRTRDLSRLLPADCPCGCGEPRLARIKGRCDDMLIIRGVNVFPSQVEVALSRVEGLSLHYQLHVLTDGAMKELKVLCEAERPVGDDEASRMAKRAVRAIQTVTTIRVSVEILPPGTLERNGGKALRVVR
- a CDS encoding homoserine dehydrogenase gives rise to the protein MWKIGLVGCGNVGLGLLRILEAKRGDLENRYGFTYAVTGVVDPFRGSVGDERGLDVAALLAAADGGKSFRGLGDPIDLDWLLEGRANVIAEATPTNLVDAMPGLDHIRRALAAGCHVVSTNKGPVSLALPELQALARERGVQYRIEGVLLSGTPAINLAGEALAGCDILSVQGIVNGTTNFILTRMEEGADYGAALAEAQALGYAETDPTADVEGWDAAVKAQVMANVFLGQSLAVDDVERLGISHLTGADIDAARAKGCRLKLIAEVERSGEGVRATVAPRELPLSHPLAGVSGAINALTFRTDHLGDVTIVGPGAGRVETGQALLVDLLALNR
- a CDS encoding methyl-accepting chemotaxis protein; amino-acid sequence: MKSIRGRILVLLLPALLLLFVAVGGVMVSQVRGTTTALVEDLSAQIAHGGATAVGEWLQARREEIFALSESNLVRGLNWNLMRDTVTAQAKARSDLYDSFIVANAKGEFWGSDGGKGDISDRDYFKAIMEGREGHFISDALITRNTGKPAVVLAQAVKNYSNKTSGVFAGVIALESLAKVVGGVQVGEGGFGFIVDGNGLTLAHPNKDFIMDFNLFRASDRGYRGFEEVASRVAAGETGHAVVTHPDGRELYTFFTPIPNSRGWSFGVIVPRAQVLGGVSAMTRTMALLFAAALLVAALLVAFIGGSIAKPVAELARRVDVFGKGDLTVRFPAKGQDEVARMAHALEEMALSLRETLRSVSDEAEASSGRSESLAALAQETVASMEEVQSSLATSTGLSQENAAALEEANAGIEEIASSAATMAGASNRGSEASEKTAKISHGAVAQARKVAESIVKVGGHAEESMTNIRQLAGSVEAITGFVETITRIADQTNLLALNAAIEAARAGEAGRGFAVVAEEVRKLAEESNEAARQVGSRIEELQQQARASLGVTETSGRIAREVAGEAQEMERALNEALTEIERVRDVIVDMAAAAQEQAASVQEAARTVGHAAQGTTRTAETLQAIHKAAAETANASENVAQTAQETAEGARRLKDLMERFVFEEASAPGLLALPKKG
- a CDS encoding cupin domain-containing protein, producing MAIRPVDLFTVVPSPEEERFDTLLSGKGPWRLERIVSAGQSSPRSFWYDQDEDEWVTLLSGRATLLFADDDGSTESVDLLPGQALLIPAHRRHRVTSTSAEPPCLWLALHGKST
- the buk gene encoding butyrate kinase yields the protein MKAFRILAINPGSTSTKIALYEDDRILGSQSQRYDLETLKAFPNVLDQRAMRLEVIHQVLKERGRPLAEIDAFVGRGGLTAPLDGGTYVVDDVMTADLLSGRWGVHAANLGGLLARDLAEEAGGKKAFIVDPVVVDELLPEARLSGHPAIERRSVFHALNQKAIARRAAADMGTTYDATHLIVAHLGGGISVGAHELGRVVDVNNALDGEGPFSPERAGSLPAGGLVRLAYSGGLTLDELLRKVTGSGGLVAHLGTNDLREVERRIDEGDGKAALVFRAMAYQVARQIGAEAAVLSGRVDAIVLTGGLAHSDRFVEAIRNRVDFIAPVLVYPGEDELKALAEGALRVLRGEEEAKLYRPHGD